A stretch of Bombus huntii isolate Logan2020A chromosome 7, iyBomHunt1.1, whole genome shotgun sequence DNA encodes these proteins:
- the LOC126868095 gene encoding innexin shaking-B → MPLMMKMVDVFGSLRSLFKVQRISEDTMIFRLHYRATVALLLGGCVTLACKSISGSPIHCEASGSVDKIVLETFCWLHTTYSMVHAFNKSLGQAVPYPGVSNSKGDGMHGHASHPLVKQHKYYQWVIFFLLLQAILFYTPRWLWKGWEGGKIHALMMDLDIGLCSEVEKKQKKKMLLDYLWENLRFHNWWAYRYYLCELLALLNVVGQMFLMNRFFDGAFLTFGIDVLRFLESDQEDRIDPMIYVFPRMTKCTFYKYGVSGEVERHDAVCILPLNVVNEKIYVFLWFWFLFLGMLSFVTILYRIVIIFSPRTRVYLLRLRFRLVRREAVETIVRRSKVGDWFLLYMLGENLDTVIYRDVMHELANKLASRHHHSVPGIKGELQEA, encoded by the exons ATGCCTCTGATGATGAAGATGGTGGATGTATTCGGCTCCTTGAGGTCTCTGTTTAAAGTTCAACGGATCTCCGAGGACACTATGATATTTCGACTGCATTATCGCGCAACGGTGGCGCTTTTGCTTGGCGGGTGTGTAACGCTGGCGTGCAAAAGTATTTCCGGTTCGCCGATCCACTGTGAGGCCTCAGGTTCCGTGGATAAAATTGTTTTGGAAACATTTTGCTGGCTACATACCACGTATAGTATGGTGCACGCGTTTAATAAGAGTTTGGGACAGGCAGTACCTTATCCTGGTGTTTCGAATAGCAAAGGAGATGGAATGCACGGACACGCGTCGCACCCCTTGGTCAAACAGCACAAATATTATCAATGGGTCATCTTCTTTCTATTGTTGCAA GCGATCCTGTTCTACACGCCTCGATGGCTATGGAAAGGATGGGAGGGTGGCAAGATTCATGCTTTAATGATGGATCTTGATATCGGTCTTTGTTCCGAGGTCGAAaagaagcagaagaagaaaatgttgCTCGACTATCTGTGGGAGAATCTTCGATTTCACAATTGGTGGGCTTACAGGTACTACCTCTGCGAACTTCTTGCCCTGCTGAATGTGGTCG GTCAGATGTTCCTGATGAACCGGTTCTTCGATGGTGCGTTCCTGACGTTCGGTATCGACGTGCTGAGGTTCCTCGAGTCGGATCAGGAGGACCGGATCGATCCGATGATTTACGTGTTCCCTAGAATGACCAAGTGCACCTTCTACAAATACGGCGTAAGCGGAGAGGTGGAGAGGCACGACGCCGTTTGCATACTGCCCTTGAACGTCGTCAACGAGAAGATCTACGTGTTTCTCTGGTTCTGGTTCCTCTTTCTCGGCATGCTGAGCTTCGTCACGATTTTATACAGG atcgtaattatattttcgCCAAGAACGAGAGTATACCTTCTACGACTACGGTTTCGTTTGGTCAGGAGAGAAGCCGTGGAAACGATAGTTCGGCGGAGCAAAGTCGGTGATTGGTTTCTTCTCTATATGCTCGGCGAGAATTTGGACACGGTGATATACCGGGATGTGATGCACGAGCTGGCGAATAAACTCGCCTCGAGACATCATCACAGTGTGCCCGGAATCAAAGGGGAACTACAGGAGGCCTGA